In Herpetosiphon gulosus, one genomic interval encodes:
- a CDS encoding DUF6886 family protein: MTKVWQPKPALLYHLSEDATISQFAPRPHPRKPEHPPIVWAIQGNLVANYLLPRDCPRICMRYDQQTSPDDQARFFGFSKAQTIIAVEHAWLDRIRATTLYAYAFERDHFELADAAAGYWISVRHVAPIAMHPINDLLGQLVGLGVELHVMPNLWRLHSAVAQSSLQFSMIRMRNATARSE, encoded by the coding sequence ATGACTAAGGTTTGGCAGCCCAAGCCTGCGCTGCTGTATCATCTCAGCGAAGATGCCACCATTAGTCAATTTGCGCCACGTCCGCATCCGCGTAAGCCCGAGCACCCACCAATTGTTTGGGCAATTCAAGGCAATCTTGTGGCAAATTATTTATTGCCACGAGATTGCCCACGGATCTGCATGCGCTACGATCAGCAGACCAGCCCCGACGATCAAGCTCGCTTTTTTGGCTTCAGCAAGGCCCAGACAATCATCGCGGTCGAACATGCTTGGCTTGATCGAATTCGCGCGACGACACTGTATGCCTATGCGTTTGAGCGAGACCATTTTGAGCTTGCGGATGCAGCCGCAGGCTATTGGATTAGCGTTCGCCACGTTGCACCAATCGCCATGCATCCAATTAATGATCTGTTGGGGCAGCTGGTGGGTCTAGGGGTTGAATTGCACGTCATGCCCAATTTATGGCGCTTGCATAGTGCTGTTGCCCAATCGAGCCTACAATTTTCGATGATTCGCATGCGCAATGCCACGGCACGTAGCGAATAG
- a CDS encoding crosslink repair DNA glycosylase YcaQ family protein, with translation MTRTISLDQARAIAIAAQGLDHRPAKVDQTTLQQTVQRMQIVQIDTINVVARAPYFVLWSRLGDYDPAWFDQLQYPAGQLFEYWAHAASFLPIELFPLLRPAMLRYIQDWHRSRRWLEENKAVTDGVLAMIRERGPLRSADFEAPADHAGGGWWNWKPAKSALDILWGMGELMIVRREKFQRVYELTERVMPNWDDRDVLSFEAAAEQLSERGLRSMGIATERHLPDYFRQKRVGIKERLQTWAAEGKAIEVQVEGWKTPAYIHHEQRHLLEHTPTPSLTTMLSPFDNLIWDRQRTRDFWQFDYWIECYTPAPKRRYGYFTLPILWNDRLIGRIDAKAERSAGIFRVHALHLEPHIDLSEALYDALAVMLRDCANWHRTPTISITMSDPPQLAAEVQARLY, from the coding sequence ATGACTCGCACTATCTCACTTGATCAAGCGCGGGCGATTGCGATTGCGGCCCAAGGCTTAGATCATCGTCCGGCCAAGGTTGATCAAACCACCTTGCAACAAACCGTCCAGCGCATGCAAATTGTCCAAATCGATACGATCAATGTGGTGGCGCGTGCGCCCTACTTTGTGCTTTGGAGCCGTTTGGGCGATTATGATCCAGCTTGGTTTGACCAGTTGCAATATCCAGCTGGTCAATTATTTGAATATTGGGCCCACGCAGCCTCGTTCTTGCCGATTGAATTATTTCCCTTGCTGCGTCCGGCGATGTTGCGCTATATCCAGGATTGGCATCGGTCGCGGCGTTGGCTCGAGGAAAATAAGGCGGTGACTGATGGCGTGCTTGCGATGATTCGTGAGCGTGGCCCGTTGCGCTCAGCCGATTTTGAAGCTCCAGCCGATCATGCTGGCGGTGGCTGGTGGAATTGGAAACCAGCCAAATCGGCGCTCGATATCCTCTGGGGTATGGGCGAATTGATGATTGTGCGCCGCGAAAAATTTCAACGGGTTTATGAACTAACCGAGCGAGTTATGCCCAATTGGGATGATCGTGATGTGCTTAGTTTTGAGGCCGCCGCCGAGCAATTGAGCGAGCGTGGCTTGCGCTCGATGGGGATTGCCACTGAACGGCATCTGCCCGATTACTTTCGCCAAAAACGAGTTGGCATCAAAGAACGGCTGCAAACCTGGGCGGCAGAAGGCAAGGCGATCGAGGTGCAGGTGGAAGGTTGGAAGACCCCAGCCTATATTCATCATGAACAACGCCATTTGTTGGAGCACACGCCCACGCCCAGCCTGACTACTATGCTTTCGCCCTTCGACAACTTAATTTGGGATCGCCAACGAACAAGGGATTTTTGGCAGTTTGATTATTGGATCGAATGCTATACCCCAGCCCCCAAGCGGCGCTATGGCTATTTTACCTTGCCAATTCTCTGGAACGATCGTTTGATTGGGCGGATTGATGCCAAGGCTGAACGCAGCGCCGGGATTTTTCGAGTGCATGCGTTGCATTTGGAGCCACACATCGATCTAAGCGAAGCCTTGTACGACGCTTTGGCCGTGATGCTGCGCGATTGTGCCAACTGGCATCGCACGCCAACCATCAGCATCACCATGAGCGATCCGCCGCAGCTGGCCGCCGAAGTGCAAGCCCGATTATATTAA
- a CDS encoding HAMP domain-containing sensor histidine kinase, which translates to MKDVWGNLSQSWFNAYQRIGQQLDPLPWITWLIACFSIGVGALGLAGLDQAAPKLLIWIDFGLALYLFWLGWVVYRRPNLAWPRWLIVLSMTSTCLIALSIVELESAAVVLVTVPILLTIIATGRLWPIVSYPAFMLIAALVHPAGWSLFNPAVIVFNLLLFLTMWQLRSSASRATQIQVLAKAQLEQEQQARQFIRFFQHELRGYSSGLEGLVPIFERFLANAPQQNAGISSNEALNALATTTQHLKQLTTQLLILTRDGVLQAQQLQTLNLAELLQQIVNEVRTSHQLDPEHLRLSLCKQQPVLIKGNDLFITLALRTIIQNSIEANPGSSDGQQISLECCTNNEMAVISISDQGMGYPKELLQRLATNQIPAVLGWSGKLGGNGLGLALIMQVARLHQGSVSFENQAQGGARTSLALPRI; encoded by the coding sequence ATGAAGGATGTATGGGGCAATTTATCGCAATCATGGTTCAACGCCTATCAACGCATCGGCCAACAACTCGATCCATTGCCGTGGATTACTTGGCTAATTGCATGTTTTAGCATTGGTGTCGGCGCATTAGGCTTGGCTGGCCTCGATCAAGCTGCACCCAAGTTGTTAATTTGGATCGATTTTGGCTTGGCGCTCTATCTGTTTTGGCTAGGTTGGGTAGTCTATCGTCGCCCAAATTTGGCCTGGCCGCGCTGGCTGATTGTGCTCAGTATGACTTCAACTTGTTTGATCGCCCTCAGCATTGTCGAGCTTGAAAGCGCGGCGGTGGTTTTGGTAACTGTGCCAATTCTCTTGACCATTATCGCCACTGGTCGTTTATGGCCGATCGTTAGTTATCCAGCGTTTATGCTGATTGCGGCGTTGGTTCACCCCGCAGGCTGGAGTTTGTTTAACCCAGCCGTAATTGTCTTTAATTTGTTGTTGTTTTTGACGATGTGGCAATTGCGTAGCTCGGCCAGCAGAGCCACCCAAATTCAGGTGCTGGCCAAAGCCCAGCTTGAGCAAGAACAACAAGCGCGTCAATTTATTCGCTTTTTTCAGCATGAATTACGCGGCTATAGCAGTGGCTTAGAAGGTTTAGTGCCAATTTTTGAGCGTTTTTTGGCCAACGCGCCGCAGCAAAATGCTGGCATTAGCAGCAACGAAGCTTTGAATGCGCTAGCCACCACAACCCAACATCTTAAGCAATTAACTACTCAATTATTGATTTTGACTCGCGATGGGGTTTTGCAAGCTCAGCAATTACAAACCCTCAACTTAGCCGAGTTATTGCAACAAATCGTCAACGAAGTTCGCACCTCGCATCAGCTTGATCCTGAGCATCTGCGTTTGAGTTTATGTAAACAGCAGCCAGTCTTGATTAAAGGTAATGATTTATTTATTACTTTAGCCTTACGGACAATTATTCAAAATTCAATTGAGGCTAATCCAGGCTCTAGCGATGGGCAACAGATTAGCCTTGAGTGCTGTACCAACAACGAGATGGCGGTGATTAGCATCAGCGATCAAGGCATGGGCTACCCCAAAGAATTGCTGCAACGCCTCGCGACCAATCAGATTCCGGCGGTGCTAGGCTGGAGCGGCAAGCTCGGCGGCAATGGCTTAGGTTTGGCATTAATTATGCAGGTTGCGCGATTGCATCAAGGATCAGTTAGTTTTGAAAATCAGGCTCAAGGCGGCGCACGCACCAGTTTGGCTTTGCCACGAATTTAG
- a CDS encoding NAD(P)-dependent alcohol dehydrogenase yields the protein MLTTKGYAAFSADAPFAPFQFERRDLTATDVQIEILYCGICHSDLHQARSEWDGTVYPIVPGHEIVGRVVAVGADVQKFSVGDAVGVGCMVDSCGECFDCRDGQEQFCSKTTYTYNSPDLHTGGVTYGGYSSQIVVDQHFVLRIAEHLDLARVAPLLCAGITTYSPLRHWKVQPGQKVGVVGLGGLGHIGVKIAKAMGAEVVLFTTSPHKAADAERLGASVVISKDAAGMRSQRNSFDFILNTVSAAHNLDDYLSLLKRDGTLCLVGVPENPHPTPSYPDLIFRRRQLTGSLIGGIAETQEMLDFCAEHNVLADIELIDVTQIDQAYERMLKSDVKYRFVIDLASLQAN from the coding sequence ATGCTAACGACCAAAGGATATGCTGCTTTTAGCGCCGATGCTCCGTTTGCCCCCTTCCAATTCGAGCGCCGCGATTTAACTGCCACCGATGTTCAAATTGAAATTTTATACTGTGGCATTTGCCATTCCGATTTACATCAAGCCCGTAGCGAGTGGGATGGCACGGTCTATCCGATTGTGCCTGGCCACGAAATTGTTGGACGAGTAGTGGCAGTCGGCGCTGACGTGCAAAAATTTAGCGTTGGCGATGCAGTTGGAGTTGGCTGTATGGTCGATTCGTGTGGCGAATGTTTCGATTGCCGCGATGGTCAAGAACAATTCTGCTCCAAAACCACCTATACCTACAATAGCCCCGATCTGCACACGGGCGGCGTGACCTATGGCGGCTATTCCAGCCAAATTGTGGTTGATCAGCATTTTGTCTTGCGGATTGCCGAGCATTTGGATTTAGCGCGGGTTGCGCCATTGCTGTGTGCTGGCATCACTACCTACTCGCCATTGCGCCATTGGAAGGTTCAGCCCGGCCAAAAAGTTGGTGTGGTTGGCTTAGGTGGTTTAGGTCATATTGGGGTGAAAATTGCCAAAGCCATGGGTGCTGAAGTGGTTTTATTCACCACCTCGCCGCATAAAGCTGCTGATGCTGAGCGTTTGGGCGCTTCAGTGGTGATCTCCAAAGATGCTGCGGGCATGCGCAGCCAACGCAACAGCTTCGATTTTATTCTGAATACAGTTTCTGCCGCGCATAATCTTGATGATTATTTAAGTTTGTTGAAACGTGATGGTACGCTCTGCCTCGTGGGCGTGCCCGAAAATCCCCATCCAACCCCCAGTTACCCCGATTTGATTTTTCGCCGTCGCCAATTAACTGGCTCGTTGATTGGTGGTATCGCCGAAACTCAGGAAATGTTAGATTTCTGTGCTGAACATAATGTATTGGCGGATATCGAATTAATAGATGTGACTCAAATCGACCAAGCCTACGAGCGCATGCTCAAAAGCGATGTCAAATATCGCTTTGTGATCGATCTGGCCAGCCTGCAAGCCAATTAA
- a CDS encoding polyprenyl synthetase family protein: MSGSTIQFPQKFQGIFKRSQASFAPHLQAARKLLNSLNIPAPLQHVWDYVVVDNPQPSFILLPLLYLSLAEQLGGITPAHQRALPVIMLTMEAVAVMDDTVDISSRRSERATVPARFGVTQATPIATSLTATIAELAVEIDPRLVQPTMNFLRELGALQIWEVEHSYPDQAEWDAWMQQRYRQGQIATEFALNLALMYHRQAPFPATPAYFFAQIMQDVDDVVGLLEQRVQFGEGCDLQRGRVIAPLADACDNNIQLASLISQLWRKKQALLAESNQTTFQQLNQHVLEAGLATTLDRLTQIAIACEEQTPPALQAWMYDVICTFMARLSGVGLAQAQTA, from the coding sequence ATGTCAGGTAGCACGATCCAGTTTCCACAAAAATTCCAAGGTATTTTCAAGCGTTCTCAAGCCAGCTTCGCCCCTCATCTCCAAGCCGCCCGTAAGTTACTCAATAGTCTAAATATTCCAGCGCCGTTGCAACATGTCTGGGATTATGTGGTCGTGGACAATCCACAGCCATCGTTCATTCTGCTGCCATTGCTCTATTTAAGTTTGGCCGAGCAGTTGGGTGGCATAACGCCAGCCCATCAACGAGCGCTACCAGTAATTATGTTGACAATGGAAGCGGTTGCAGTGATGGATGATACTGTCGATATTTCGAGTCGGCGTTCTGAGCGAGCGACCGTACCCGCCCGCTTTGGTGTAACTCAAGCCACGCCAATTGCCACTAGCCTAACCGCAACCATCGCTGAATTGGCGGTCGAAATTGACCCACGCTTGGTGCAGCCAACCATGAATTTTCTGCGCGAATTAGGCGCTTTGCAAATTTGGGAAGTTGAACATAGCTATCCCGATCAGGCTGAATGGGATGCATGGATGCAGCAGCGCTATCGCCAAGGCCAAATTGCCACCGAATTTGCGCTTAATTTAGCCCTGATGTACCATCGCCAAGCGCCATTTCCTGCTACTCCTGCCTATTTCTTTGCCCAAATAATGCAAGATGTTGATGATGTGGTGGGCCTTTTAGAGCAACGCGTACAATTCGGCGAGGGCTGTGATCTTCAGCGCGGTCGGGTTATTGCCCCGCTCGCTGATGCGTGTGATAATAATATTCAGCTAGCTAGCTTAATCAGCCAGCTTTGGCGTAAAAAACAAGCCTTGTTGGCCGAATCCAATCAAACAACCTTCCAACAACTCAACCAACATGTGCTCGAAGCCGGATTAGCCACAACCCTTGATCGCTTGACCCAGATTGCCATAGCCTGCGAAGAACAAACGCCTCCAGCGCTGCAAGCGTGGATGTACGACGTGATTTGCACATTTATGGCTCGCCTCAGCGGCGTTGGCCTAGCGCAAGCCCAAACAGCCTAG
- a CDS encoding phosphoribosyltransferase, with protein MASYDYRTRRGVDPISWQRFEELTRQLAVQIAPWGPELVLGIARGGLFPATLLSYALRRELYPIRLTRRFEDQVVRRDPSWLVKPPEKVRNRRVLIVDEMADSGQTLLVAALVVRDMGAADVKTVALYAHTWANPRPDYVGLLSDQLIMNPWDREILQDGHFVQHPEYTAAIRAQDDEQPSEQP; from the coding sequence ATGGCATCCTATGATTATCGCACTCGACGCGGGGTTGACCCAATTAGTTGGCAGCGTTTCGAGGAACTAACCCGCCAGCTTGCCGTGCAAATTGCCCCGTGGGGACCAGAACTCGTCTTGGGGATCGCGCGTGGGGGCTTGTTTCCGGCTACCTTGCTTTCGTATGCCCTGCGCCGCGAACTTTACCCAATTCGCTTAACTCGCCGTTTTGAAGATCAAGTCGTGCGGCGAGATCCATCGTGGTTGGTTAAGCCACCCGAAAAAGTGCGCAATCGGCGGGTGCTGATCGTCGATGAGATGGCTGATTCAGGCCAAACTTTGTTGGTCGCGGCGCTAGTGGTGCGTGATATGGGTGCTGCCGATGTCAAAACGGTTGCGCTCTACGCCCATACCTGGGCTAATCCACGGCCAGATTATGTCGGATTGTTATCAGATCAGCTGATTATGAACCCGTGGGATCGCGAAATTTTGCAGGATGGCCATTTCGTCCAGCACCCTGAATATACCGCAGCAATTCGTGCGCAGGATGATGAACAACCATCGGAACAACCATAA
- a CDS encoding GNAT family N-acetyltransferase, with protein MQSIQLRPIVVEQQAQLAVLLAEYLSELDPTAGSEYPYLCSYWEDPERVPLWIEQTEQRIGFVLLNRYALLPQTTLAIAEFYVEPHARGQGLARQTAWRLFDRFPAMWEIRCLASNRAGLSFWQSTLDRYLGHACPALDGAAYGWDGTIWSFVTR; from the coding sequence ATGCAATCAATTCAACTACGGCCAATTGTGGTTGAGCAACAAGCCCAATTAGCCGTGCTACTCGCCGAGTATCTGTCCGAGCTTGATCCGACGGCAGGTAGCGAATATCCCTATTTGTGCAGCTATTGGGAAGATCCTGAGCGTGTGCCATTGTGGATTGAGCAGACTGAGCAGCGGATTGGCTTTGTGCTGCTGAATCGCTATGCCTTGCTGCCGCAAACGACGCTGGCGATTGCTGAATTTTACGTCGAGCCACATGCGCGTGGTCAAGGCTTGGCGCGCCAAACAGCGTGGCGCTTGTTTGATCGCTTTCCAGCGATGTGGGAAATTCGCTGTTTAGCGAGCAATCGAGCAGGATTAAGCTTTTGGCAAAGCACGCTTGATCGCTACCTTGGCCATGCTTGCCCAGCCTTGGATGGTGCGGCCTATGGCTGGGATGGCACGATTTGGAGTTTTGTAACCCGCTGA
- a CDS encoding DUF1003 domain-containing protein, whose amino-acid sequence MLLNGLFLAKPFDPYPFILLNLVLSSVAALQAPIIMMSQSRQAAKDRLDASHDYEINLKAELEIQRLHNKIDQLREAQWHELVQLQQEQIRLLNQILSQRSE is encoded by the coding sequence ATGCTGCTAAATGGGCTATTCTTGGCCAAACCGTTCGATCCCTATCCATTTATTTTGTTGAATTTGGTGCTATCAAGCGTTGCAGCCTTGCAAGCGCCGATTATTATGATGTCGCAGAGTCGTCAGGCTGCTAAAGATCGGCTTGATGCCAGCCATGATTATGAGATCAATCTCAAGGCCGAACTCGAAATTCAGCGCCTACATAACAAAATTGACCAACTGCGCGAAGCGCAATGGCACGAATTGGTACAACTGCAACAAGAGCAAATTCGCTTGCTCAACCAAATTTTGAGCCAACGCTCTGAATAA
- a CDS encoding STAS domain-containing protein produces MSFGSVFIAMEESMSDQLIDQALVEIPGYRKLPLTKQQLAQRVLITVHAFGMDLDEEEPHFYRTHLEEGAYQRAIQGLPIDDFEQLVLLWHRRGIEMLMAKFEQPAEHVALLHQALKVIQSGLAGLYRGYDRARIGQLDRQQAILSELALPIIPVYKHILAVPLIGVIDSSRAQQMIERLLDEITNLKAQMVILDLTGVPLIDTGVAHHLLKTVHSARLLGARVIIVGIRGEIAQTMVHLGIDLSEITTRANLQAGVEYALACTGFAIRPL; encoded by the coding sequence ATGTCCTTCGGAAGTGTTTTTATTGCCATGGAAGAATCCATGAGCGATCAATTGATTGATCAGGCTTTGGTGGAGATTCCAGGTTACCGCAAATTGCCCCTGACCAAACAACAATTGGCTCAACGGGTGCTGATTACCGTTCATGCCTTCGGAATGGATTTGGATGAGGAAGAACCCCATTTCTATCGTACCCACCTCGAAGAAGGTGCTTACCAACGCGCCATACAAGGCCTGCCAATCGACGATTTTGAGCAATTGGTGTTGCTCTGGCATCGCCGTGGCATCGAAATGCTCATGGCTAAATTCGAGCAACCAGCTGAGCATGTTGCGCTCTTACATCAAGCATTAAAGGTCATTCAATCAGGCTTAGCTGGGTTATATCGTGGCTATGATCGAGCACGGATCGGTCAACTTGACCGCCAACAGGCGATTTTAAGCGAATTGGCGCTCCCCATTATTCCAGTCTACAAGCATATTTTGGCGGTTCCGCTGATTGGGGTTATCGATAGCAGCCGTGCGCAACAAATGATCGAGCGCCTGCTCGATGAGATTACCAATCTCAAAGCTCAAATGGTTATTCTCGATCTCACAGGTGTCCCATTAATTGATACTGGCGTGGCCCACCATTTGCTTAAAACCGTGCATTCGGCGCGTTTGCTCGGTGCTCGGGTAATTATTGTGGGGATTCGCGGCGAAATTGCCCAAACCATGGTGCATTTGGGCATCGATCTCAGCGAAATTACGACCCGCGCCAATCTCCAAGCAGGCGTAGAATATGCTCTCGCTTGCACCGGCTTCGCAATTCGCCCGTTATAG
- a CDS encoding GNAT family N-acetyltransferase — protein MTIAFEIRPAQAHEEWAVAQLFEGLHHYNTSLDPYFSLSSDWREALQTFLIDQALNQRGITMLAWYGAKPIGLLMLAGQQGSALFKHRNWAELLALYVVHDVRGQGVAQRLLNLAQAWASQQGYQRMQLYVTASNQRAKRFYQAQGWQCVQEIWRLSLDQGQQLADIDEQMSVCLSNERE, from the coding sequence ATGACAATTGCTTTTGAAATTCGCCCAGCGCAAGCTCATGAGGAATGGGCGGTTGCACAACTGTTTGAAGGATTACACCACTATAACACATCGCTTGATCCATACTTTAGCTTGTCGTCAGATTGGCGCGAGGCCTTACAGACATTTTTGATCGATCAAGCGCTGAATCAACGTGGTATAACCATGCTGGCTTGGTATGGCGCGAAGCCAATTGGTTTGTTGATGCTGGCCGGTCAGCAGGGGTCAGCATTATTTAAGCATCGCAATTGGGCTGAGTTACTGGCATTGTATGTTGTGCACGATGTTCGAGGGCAGGGCGTGGCGCAACGCTTGCTTAACCTAGCCCAAGCATGGGCCAGCCAACAGGGTTATCAACGAATGCAGTTGTATGTAACCGCCAGTAATCAACGCGCCAAACGCTTCTATCAAGCTCAAGGCTGGCAGTGTGTGCAAGAAATTTGGCGTTTGAGCCTTGATCAAGGCCAACAACTGGCAGATATTGACGAACAGATGAGCGTTTGTTTGAGTAATGAGCGAGAATAA
- a CDS encoding NUDIX domain-containing protein, which translates to MPAFQHCHWCGAAFGAAQGFPRVCSTCGNSTYRNPIPVSVILLPVERGLLTVRRAIEPRKGQLALPGGFVNFDESWQAAGVREVFEETNIQLDQHSIRDWWTRSTPDGMILIFGLAEPISRSNIPTDFDRSETEALVVIDAQQVLAFPLHNEAMQAYFERLQAD; encoded by the coding sequence ATGCCAGCGTTTCAGCATTGTCATTGGTGTGGGGCAGCATTTGGGGCGGCGCAAGGGTTTCCGCGCGTTTGTAGCACATGTGGTAATTCAACCTATCGCAACCCAATTCCGGTTAGTGTGATTTTATTGCCTGTTGAACGTGGTTTATTAACCGTGCGGCGGGCGATCGAGCCGCGCAAAGGTCAATTGGCCTTGCCTGGCGGCTTTGTTAATTTCGATGAAAGTTGGCAAGCAGCCGGAGTACGTGAAGTCTTCGAGGAAACCAATATTCAGCTTGATCAACACAGTATTCGCGATTGGTGGACGCGCAGCACGCCTGATGGCATGATTTTGATTTTTGGCTTGGCCGAGCCAATCAGTCGTAGTAATATTCCAACTGACTTTGATCGCAGCGAAACCGAAGCCTTAGTGGTGATTGATGCTCAGCAAGTGTTGGCGTTTCCCTTGCACAACGAAGCGATGCAGGCCTATTTTGAGCGTTTGCAAGCTGACTAA
- a CDS encoding GNAT family protein — MSSENPIYPVVTGQQIYFATLRHEHVPLYVRWFSDLGMTANLGAIGFAATLEDEESWYQQASRQNAERITFAIHIKETDQPIGNISLFEINHRRQSAALGILIGEASQRSKGYGTEAVRLMAEYGFFFLNLYNIKLWYYGYNARAGRAYERAGFREAGRVRGAIPLGNQRYDEILMDIVRDDVDLRTMSMLVPGANHD, encoded by the coding sequence ATGAGCAGTGAAAATCCAATTTATCCAGTGGTAACAGGTCAACAAATTTATTTTGCGACCTTGCGCCATGAGCATGTTCCATTGTATGTACGTTGGTTTAGCGACCTTGGGATGACCGCCAATCTGGGAGCAATCGGGTTTGCGGCCACGCTCGAAGATGAAGAATCGTGGTATCAACAAGCTTCGCGCCAAAACGCCGAACGGATCACCTTTGCCATCCATATCAAAGAAACCGATCAGCCGATTGGTAACATTAGCTTGTTTGAAATCAATCATCGTCGCCAAAGCGCGGCCTTGGGCATCTTGATTGGCGAAGCAAGCCAACGTAGCAAGGGCTATGGCACCGAGGCTGTGCGCTTGATGGCTGAATATGGCTTTTTCTTCTTGAATTTGTACAACATCAAGCTTTGGTATTACGGCTACAATGCGCGGGCTGGCCGCGCCTACGAACGAGCTGGCTTTCGCGAGGCAGGGCGAGTGCGCGGAGCGATTCCCTTGGGCAATCAGCGCTACGACGAAATTTTGATGGATATTGTGCGAGACGACGTTGATTTGCGAACTATGAGTATGCTTGTCCCAGGAGCAAATCATGACTAA
- a CDS encoding class I fructose-bisphosphate aldolase — MIDRIAELLGDEASSLLEHQSKTISKDLIHQPGPDFVDRVWTASDRSIPVLRSLQSLYGTGRLANTGYLSILPVDQGIEHSAGASFAPNPAYFDPENIVKLGIEGGCNAVASTFGVLGSVARKYAHKIPFVVKINHNEFLSYPNKFDQILFGTIKEAQEMGAVAVGATIYFGSAESGRQIVEVAQAFKMAHELGMATILWCYLRNNAFKNSTTDFHVSADLTGQANHLGVTIEADIIKQKLPETNGGYNAVTSKDNPYGKTDKRIYSELTSDHPIDLVRYQVANCYMGRASLINSGGASSGESDTAEAVRTAVINKRGGGAGLISGRKAFQRPMAEGAALLQAIQDVYLCEDVTIA, encoded by the coding sequence ATGATTGACCGTATTGCAGAATTATTAGGCGATGAAGCATCGTCACTCTTAGAACATCAATCGAAAACGATTAGCAAAGATTTGATCCATCAACCAGGGCCAGATTTTGTTGATCGGGTCTGGACTGCCTCAGATCGCAGTATTCCAGTATTGCGCAGCTTGCAAAGCCTCTATGGCACAGGCCGCTTGGCCAACACTGGCTACCTTTCAATCTTGCCAGTTGACCAAGGCATCGAACACTCCGCTGGTGCTTCATTTGCTCCTAACCCTGCCTATTTCGACCCCGAAAATATTGTAAAACTTGGCATTGAAGGTGGCTGTAACGCCGTTGCTTCAACCTTTGGGGTGCTAGGTTCAGTTGCCCGTAAATATGCCCATAAAATTCCGTTTGTGGTCAAAATCAACCACAACGAATTCTTATCATATCCCAACAAGTTTGACCAAATCTTGTTTGGCACAATTAAAGAAGCCCAAGAAATGGGCGCGGTAGCAGTTGGCGCAACGATCTACTTTGGTTCAGCCGAATCAGGCCGCCAGATTGTTGAAGTTGCCCAAGCTTTCAAGATGGCCCACGAGTTGGGCATGGCCACGATTCTGTGGTGCTACTTGCGCAACAACGCCTTCAAGAACAGCACCACCGATTTCCATGTTTCAGCCGACTTGACCGGCCAAGCCAATCACTTGGGCGTAACGATCGAAGCCGACATCATCAAGCAAAAACTACCTGAAACCAACGGCGGCTACAACGCAGTTACCTCAAAAGACAACCCATATGGCAAAACCGACAAGCGCATTTATAGCGAATTGACCAGCGATCATCCAATCGACTTGGTGCGCTATCAAGTTGCCAACTGCTACATGGGCCGCGCCAGCTTGATCAACTCAGGTGGTGCATCGAGCGGCGAAAGCGACACCGCCGAAGCAGTACGCACCGCCGTGATCAACAAGCGTGGTGGTGGCGCAGGCTTGATCTCAGGCCGCAAAGCCTTCCAACGCCCAATGGCCGAAGGCGCTGCCTTGTTGCAAGCCATCCAAGATGTTTACCTGTGCGAAGACGTTACCATCGCCTAA